TCAGGCACACACAGAATTTACACAGGAAAGAGTCAGTGGCCGTGGAGGTGGCAGGACACTAGTACAACaggattttttatttatatggCAATAGTtacagatcacacacacacacacactcaggaaGACCCACTAACTGGGCTCACCAAGAAACAATTACCACCCCCCTCAATGCAGAGTACTTTGGGCTTCCAGGGAACAGGCCTTTTCTTACATGGCTCTGGTCCAAGGTCCAGTACTCGGCATGCGAACAGCCACATCATGGAGGGGATAAGTGGAGGAGTGTCTTTTCAACTACTTGGGTGTGACCCTGAAGACTCGGATGTGGATGGCTGAGTTGTTGCGGATCCGAGTCAGTGGCTCCCGTGTATCAGTCTCCGGCTCCAGCTCATCAACAAGCTCCACGGTGGAGGTATTGGCAGCCACCTGCAAGGACCCGAAGCTGCCCGCCTGCAGCTGCAGCGCGATGTTGATGGCGCGGTTGATGGCCAGGCCCAAGCCGTGAATGTAGATCTCAGAGCACGCGTTCTGACCCCGGGCCCCTCCGTCCAGCAGCTTCTGGCAGCGTGCCAGCTGGGCCTTAAAGTCAGTCTTCATGTTGACATAAATGTCATTGGGCCTCCGGGGAAGGCGGTTGGGAAGCCTTTTCCTAAGGGTGTACTCCACCGGATCCAGTTCAGCCTCCACGGTACCTCGGGGCTCACGGTTTTCTGCCATGCTGTGTGCCCTGGCATGGGAAAGGGACGAGATCAGAGGGATCACAGTGACCTCGAAGCCTTTCCTACCCCTTTTCCTGTACAAAGGGTGCACCTGGCccggcagtggctcacgcctgtaacctcagcactttgggaggccgaggcgggaggatcactggaacccgcgtgtttgataccagcctgggcaacacagcaagaccctgtcttaagaaaattttttttcaattacccgggccgaggcgggaggatcgcttgagatcgggagttcgaggctacagtgagccgggatcgcgccactgcattctagcctggtaAACAGAGTAAGCCGCTGtctgaaacaaatacaaaaacaaaaggtgCACCCGAGAGGGGACACACTCGACAGCCCTGTTTCCTTCCGGTCCCTCGTCCCCTCCTACCCACCTCCAGATCCCGCGTCTCCCCCCAACCTCGGGCCTCTCCGCCGCCCCTCCCGTGCTCACTCTCTTCGCTCCACAGAGCCTTCCAGGCGCGCGAGGCCCGCTCCTCGCCAGGTCACTGAAGGGTTCGCCGGCCAGCCCAAGTAACCGCGACCCCAGGTCCCAGGGAAAGAAGGATGGGGGCGCAACCAACCCGCCGGCTCGTGGGCGCCCGGCCAGCGCCGCGGTCCTGCACGGGCTGCGGAGTGCGCACGCGCGCCCGCACCCCGCGAACCACGAATCTCCTTCCCGGCTTCCGTTCACCCCGCCCCTTCCCTGAGGGCAAGTGCGACTGCGCGAGGCGTTTGAGTAACGCGAGACTTCCGGGACTGACGGGATCTACCACGTGTACGCCTCGGGGACTGGCGGGCGGCCGAGGGCGGGGACCAGGTCCAAGTAGGGGAGGTGCTAGAAGGGGCAGGGTCGGCCTCCTTAGGGCTGGCGGAGTGCCCGGCCGGCGGAGGGGTAGTGTAGGGGAGACACCTGGAGGGGAGGCCGTTCTAGGGGCGGGGTTCTTCCCCATGGGAGCAGGGAGGGGGTCGAGTTCAGGAGACCGCGGTCGCCAAGAGGCCTGAAGTCCGCGTCCGTCGCAGCTCCTCTAGTCAGAAGAGGCCTGAGCAGGGCTGGAAGAACTGACCCCCTAGTCTAATGTCCCTGTGGCCCGAGGACCGAGGGGGGAACTGAGGGACGTAGCCGGTCCCCACCTCGCTGGAGGACAGCGTCCCGGGACTCCCCTGCAGTTCACGGGAAGCTGTCCGCCTCCTGTCTGTGCTGGGGACCCACGCTGTGAGCCCTAAGCCCAGGCTTCACGGGTCCCCAAGGAACGCTGACCCACACACGCCCCTCAACCATTTCCCACCAGCTCTGCGGCCCGCGACCCCTTTACAGGGACTTGTCGCCCCCTGGTGGGCAAGGTGGGGAGGACGCGCGCCGGATTCGTGGCTCTCCAGGCCAGTGGAGTGGGGGCTCTGCCCAGACTGGATGGTTTCTACAGAGTTCCCTTCTGAAATGAGTACGACCTGCTGCATCCTTTGGGGACCTTGAACTACTCTGTTTGCCCAGCATTCAAATGGGGATGTTCACAACAGCTCCTCCACCATATTGCACATGCATTTTATTGAATGGCTAGCTGTATAGCTTCTGACTAtaaacttgtatttatttatttttgagagagggtctcactttgtggcccaggctggactgcagtggtgtgatctcagctcactgcaacctctccctaccaggttcaagcgattcttgtgcctcagcctcttgagtagctgggattacaggcgcacgccacagcacccggccaatttgttaaatttttttgagacagggccttactctgtcacccaggctggagtgcagtggcgtgaacacggctcactgcagccctgaattcctgggctcaagcgatcatcctgtgtcagcttcctgtgtagctgggaccacaggtgtgcgccacaacGCAcagctgagttttaaaaattttttttgtagagatggagtctcactttgtggccccgGCTCGTTTTGAACTCCTaaattcaagcgatcctcccaccctggcctcccaaagtgctgggattacaggtgtgagccactgggcttaACTCAGCCTaaacttgtcttttatttttattttttttaaagacagggtttcagtctgttgcc
The sequence above is drawn from the Theropithecus gelada isolate Dixy unplaced genomic scaffold, Tgel_1.0 HiC_scaffold_661, whole genome shotgun sequence genome and encodes:
- the POP7 gene encoding ribonuclease P protein subunit p20, with product MAENREPRGTVEAELDPVEYTLRKRLPNRLPRRPNDIYVNMKTDFKAQLARCQKLLDGGARGQNACSEIYIHGLGLAINRAINIALQLQAGSFGSLQVAANTSTVELVDELEPETDTREPLTRIRNNSAIHIRVFRVTPK